The Paenibacillus sp. FSL W8-0426 region GATATTCCAGCAGTTTTTTCAAATTCGAAATTTTTTGCTGCAGCTTCTCCCCAACATTGGTTTCCCTCACAAGCTTCCGTTCCAGTTCTTTGTCCACCAGTCTTTTTACAGACAATACGTCCGTGCCGTTGCATAACACGTCTTCTTTTGAATTAAACTTCTGATGGGCGACGAGCTGCATGCCAAAGGAATTATACAACAAGGTATATCCGGCGATGCCTGTTGTGGATTGATAGGCTTTGGAAAAACCGCCGTCAATGACGATCATTTTCCCGTTTGCTTTAATGGGGTTCTCTCCACGAATTTCTCTAACTGGCGTGTGGCCGTTAATGATATGTCCGTGATCCGGATTCAAATCAAACTCCAGCAGAATTTTCCGGCAGATCTCTTCATTTTCACGCAAATAGTAGTAAGGGTTCTTTCTCTCCTTATGGGTTTCTTTATCCTGGATAAAGTACCGTTCAAAGGTGGTCATTTCTCTTTTTCCGAAGAGCGAGGAACACTCCCCTGTCCAGATGTACCATACCATATCCGTAGCCAGATCATCCGTCTCTTCCGGATGCGCAAAGGAGTAGCGCAAGTAATATTCAAAAACATCGAGCAGCTGGCGGCCCGAATACGTTTTGTCTTCAATCTGCATTTCTTCCATGTTTCCTTCTTCATCCAAAGGAATACAGCCGTGGATTAACAGATTCCCGTTGTATTTTAAATAAAGGCTGCCCTTTTTCATCAGAAAATTCATATGTCTGGCCAGCTTTTCGGAATGCTGAACGGAGAACAGCAGCTTTTCCATCACCTCGTGTTCTTCCTTCAGCAATTGTTCAGGCTGCTGCGGGTCTACGGTTGCGAAACAGGTGTTTTCCAGCGGGTACGTTTTTTCGCCGATTTTGATTTCATTTTTGTCGTAATCAATCTGCTCAAGCAAAAGTCTTTCTGCCATATTAAAGTATGGGCGTCTCTTGATAATCGGAACTTCAAGCTTGAACTGGATCATGGCAATAGCTTGATGAATTTTGGTGATCTGCAGAATTTCTTGCTCCGTTACATTATGGCCTGCCTGCAGCTTCGGTCTGAAGGCCGCATTGTCATCATAGTATTTCTCCGCCAAGTTCAGCAGTGGGCGAAGATTGATACCGTAAACGTCTTCGATGATATCCAGATTGTCGTATCTGGCGCAGATTCGGATAATATTCGCAAGGCAGACCAGGGAACCCGCGTAGGCGCCGATCCACAGGACATCATGGTTCCCCCACTGAATGTCTACAGAATGGTAGTTGATCAGCGTGTCCATAATTTTATCGGGGTCCGGTCCCCGGTCATAGATATCTCCGACCACATGAAGATGGTCAACCACTAAGTGCTGGGTCGTATAAGCAAGGCCGATAATGAGCTTGTCCGCCTGGCCCAAGGAGATGATTTGCCGGTATATTTCCTCATAATAAGGATCCTTATTGTTGGTCGAATCTGTTTTGTATAAAAGCTCTTCTACAATATATACATACTGCTCCGGCAGAGCTTTACGCAATTTCGAGCGCGTATACTTGGAAGAGGCATACGAAATAAGCTTAAGCATTTGTTCAATCGTTTGTCTATACCATTGGTTCAAGGCTTGTTTACTGCATAGGGCTCCTTTAACCAGCTGTATTTTTTCTTCCGGATAATACACTAATGCCGCAAAATCATTGATTTCTTGATCCGTCCAAACCTCTCGGAATAAATCTTTGATTTTCTCTTTGACGGTACCCGAACCGTTTCTTAGTACATGCTGAAAAGCCTGGAACTCCCCATGCAAATCACTGACAAAATGCTCGGTTCCTTTGGGGAGATTGGAGATCGCTTCAAGGTTGATGATCTCGGTGATGACTTTTTCTTCCGTATCATATTTCTGGGCCAATAAATCTAGAAACTGCGCATCCAAAACAGATGTCCCCCTTCAAGGAAATAAGTGGTTATGATCCATACTTACTAACAAATGAATAGAAACTTACATTTAATTATTCATATCATAACATATACCCAACATTTTAGCTTACTCACGTTGAGAAGATAAATTTTAAGGTACCGGGCTCAGCGGTTTTGCTCAGGCTAGTCAGGAGTTCGAACTACCGCCCAACAGGAGATCACTATGCAAAAGGTGATCAAGATGTTTTGAATGTGAATTTGATCAGTTCTTCACCTCATTAATAGATTTGCCGAGCCGATTCGCGGCGCCGTAGCAACAGCAGTTCCCCATACGATACGTTTATCCTTCAAAGTTAATTATATTCACATTTTCTGAATTACAAAAAGGCCAACCAGTAATTGCTGGTTAACCCGATCTTACGAAAAGGGGTAATTTAGCGACCAGCAGGCAACGATCGCGGTTCATTTCAAATGGAGGGACTCTATCGCTTTCATAACTACCTCTGGGTGATTTTGGGGAATCATGTGTGCAACGTTTTCCTGTACGATCAGTGTGGAGGTCGGAATTTCTTTGTGCAGTCGGAAACTATGCTCCTTTGTTTCGAAAGGATCGTCCGCGCCTACCATAATGACTAGTGGCACCTTGATTTCTTTGTATCTCTCCGAAACAGCCTTGGCAGCGGGAACAAAAGCAAGAACATCTTCTCGGTTGGCCCTGAATTGGGATGGTCGAAGCCAGAAAGCATATGTTGCTTTTCGATACGCTTCGGGGACCTGTTCCGGCTTAAAGGTGTTTTTTAGAATGATATCGGCCAATGAAGGTCCAATTACAGCCAACAACATGTTCATCAGGACTCTTCCCAACACAGGAATGGTAATGATGGTGGAGATGGGGTCGCCTCTCTCGGCAGGGTATCCTTCCGAGTACATGCCAGCGCCTAGCGTGACAAGCCCGGATATGTCATCTGGATAATCCAGTGCATACGTTAGCATCAACACCCCGCTCCATGAATGGGCAACCAGTATCGGCTTTTCGACGCCCAGCGTCTTTAAGGCTTCGTGAATCAGCTTTGCTTGCATTTTGGGTGTCATCTGCATGTTTCCGGGGCGATCACTATACCCGTAGCCTGGCCGATCAAACGCAATTCCGCGAAAACCGCTGGATGCCGCTAGATCTATCACCTGTTTGAAATCATTCCCGGTCAAAACGCCGCCATGAAGAAAAACGACCGTCCTTCCTTCGCCTTTACTTATATAATGAAGTTTCATTCCTTTTACCGTTACAAACGTTCCGGTTGGAGGAAATTGCTTCTCTGCCCGCCGAAATTGGAATTGGCCATACCAATAAAGAGCCGCCATGAACATCACGATGATCGCTAACACAACCACCCGTATTCCTCCTCACGATCATTATATTCACATACTTATATATACATTAAAAACGTACTATATAGTATGTTAATGGCATAATAACGCGTTTAATCTCAGGACAAATGTCTAATGGTTGGCAGGCCCTCTAATTCCATGCCACAACGTTTTTGATATCGTATGGATAAGGGCGCGCAATGAATCCGGCCGTGGGTCGAGCATCCATTCGATGAGAACGCCTTTTAGCAATGCATCCAGCATCAAGGCGATCGAACGGGGATCGACGTCTTCTGCCATGTACCCCCTTCGTTGCATTTCTTGCAGCAATATCCCTATTTCATCCATCATGTGTCCGTGAAGTTTTTGCAAGTTTTCGCGGATCTCGGCTTCTCCGGAAACTAAAAACTCCAAAAATAGGCTGGATCGTTCTTCTCCAGCCTCAAGGCAATTAAACTGGGACTCCAACCATTCCGACAAGGCAGTCATCGGTTCGTTCGATGACAGTATATGGTCCACTTGGTGGGGAAGCAGTCGAAGCTGCTGCTCATAAGTTTGTTTTAAAATCGAAAGAAACAAATCTTGCTTGCTGGAGAAATGCCAATAAACCGCCCCCTTGCTTAGCCCGGCATACTCGGCAACTTTATCCAAAGAAGAGTTTACATATCCGTTTGAAGAAAAGACATGTGCAGCTGCTTCCAGTACGCGGGAACTTGTGTCCGTAAGATCGGCATGGAGTTCCGCTTGCCTTTCCTTTAACCATTCCCTCATCTGCTCCTTGCTGCCAAAATGTCTGCGGACAGCAGTCCAATGTACGCCGGCCACTCTGGCTATGTCAGCAAATGTAATCAGGTCGAATGCTTTCGTCTTGACTAATTGTTCTGCTGCTTGAAAAACTTTGTCACGAACATTCAAATCGAATCACCTCCACACACCTACTATAGATGTGTTATTCAGATACCCATCAGTATGCTAAATATAATAAAACCCCTTCAGTATGTTGTCAATTTAATGCATTGTTCTTCCCCCGTAACAGCTCCCGATTTACCGATGAATGACGTCATATCAAGTTTTTTCGATCGATTTGTCACATTTGCCTGATGCTGTTCCGTAATACAAGTTGTAAGGAGGGGAAGCAACTTGGACGAACCGATTCAACAAATTGTCAGTGACGTTCTGAAAGGGGAGAAAGACAAGTATGCATTGATCGTCATGCGTTGCGAAAAATTCATCTTCAATTACTGCTACCACATGCTCGGGGATTATGGAGAAGCAGAGGATTGCAGTCAAGAGGTGTTCTTGAAGGCATACCGCAGCTTGCACAAATACGATCCAGACAGACCCTATGAGGCATGGTTGTACCGGATTGCCTTTAACCATTGCATTGACTTGCTGCGCAAACGCAAAATCACGCGATTTCTGCCCTTTTTGTACAAAAGTGACCGGGACAACAACCAGGTCGATCAAGCTATTGATCACAAATATTACAATCCGTCCGTGCTGCGTGCGCTGGCCATGTTGTCCGCCGAGGAACGAAGCTTGCTGATTCTGCGCTGCGTCGAGGAAAAGAGCTATAACGAAATTAGCCCTATTCTGAATCAAAACGCGACCTATTTACGAAAGAAATACGAGCGGGCCGCCGCCAAATTCAGAACATACTACGTCAGTACAGAGGAGGAAAGAAAAAATGAGCATCGACCCCGGCCAAGACCTGAAACCACTATTTCAAAGAGTTGAACCTTCAGGAACCGCCCTTCAAGATCGGATCATGAACAACATAGGAGAAAAACCTTTCAAAAGGGAGCGATTTTTTGTGAAAAATAGAGTGAGCTTTCTCCTCTTAGCCGGCATGCTGCTGACTGCATCAACGGGATTTGCCGCCGTAAAATACCAGTCCTTGGCCAACGACAAAGGGGAGATTCTTTTTCAAGAAAAGCCGTTCTCCACTGCCCCTGCATCGAATCGCACCGAGGACGAAGCAAAACGAATTTCCAGAATGAACGAAATTTGGGTGAATGACATCAAGCCCGGCGAGGCTGCGATCATCTACGTCGTGCCGAACAATCCGAACCATGTCCTCGATCTCAAAGCCAATTCACATATCGTAAAGAGTTTCGCCGAATTAAAGAAAATGCTGCATGTACCCGGCATGCCCCTATCCAAGGAACTCTCTGGCTCAAGCACGTATACGTTCCAAAAGGCAAGCGTACATATGGAGCACGGGATGGATCTGAATACGCTCTCCGAAGAGGAAAAAACAAAAATTGCAAAGAAACTGCTGGCCGAAGCCCAAGCTTCCGGCAAAGATTATGCCTTGATGCCGGTGAATTTTACGGATGATTTCTGGCTGTCGTTCCTAACCTATGCCAGCGGCAAAAATGAAATTTCACTAAGTATCCTAAACGCCAAAAATACCGGCCCTGTCACCGCCTCATATGAAGACGGACTGAACAGCACCAGCCAAAAAATAAAAATAAACGGACAGGACGTCATTCAGAGAACCTCTCGCGGGGGTTCCACCGAGTTAATATGGGTCTATGAGGAACCTGAAACCAGCTATGTTTATCACTACACCCTAAGTGTCCGCAAAGGTAATATCTCTCCGGAAGAGCTGATCCGCATTGCCGAAACGATCATTCCCGGCTCGAAACATTGAGCATCCCCGCTTCGTTCTACACAAGACTAGACCCGCTGGTGAGCCCCGGTGGGTCTTTTCATTATGTTCTTATCCTCTCAATCAAATCTCTATTTTTGTCTCTAAAAACTCCAGATACTTTGGATCATCCTCCATAAAAATCCCAATACCCGCACCCATGTAAGCCCGTGTTAACTCGTCCGCCGCCTTTTCAAGGTTCCCCTGTTCATAATACAACTGCCCTAACCGGAGATGAATATAGGGATTCCCTACTCCCTTCGGACATTGTACAGCGTTATAAAAGCATTTGAATGCCTTATCGTAATTTTTCATATGGAAATGGACATCCCCGATTGCCACGTATAACCACGTAGCGGCCTCCCATTCTTGATGATTTTCCGGTAATAATCGCAGGGCCTTAACATACTTATGCTTGCCCGCCTCAAAATCGCCTGCCTTCACCAAATCATCGCCTTGTTTACTTAGAGCTGTAATCTCGCCATAGGTTGAATCTGAAAGCTGCATCGCTATTTCTCCTGTCCTATTCAATTTGTATCATTTTCTAACGAATGATCGTTTTTTGATTTTCATCAAAAATGATTGCGCCTTGTATCGCCAACAAATATTCTATCGCCCAAATGAAATGATTCGTGAAATCCAGAGTATTTGCCCACTAACCTGACACGTAAAAAACGCGCGCCCTGAAAATGAAAGTTCTTCAAGGCCTGCTTTTGATTAAAAATACCTCCATACATCCTCAGTCCAGCAAAAACCATTCTTCGCCCATCGGTCTCCGAAATTACGGTGCAATCATGCAGTTCCAGTTTCGGACCCAATACCTTACCTGAGTCCGAATAATAATCATATTACCCTCTGTTCATTCTGCCCCAGAT contains the following coding sequences:
- a CDS encoding TetR/AcrR family transcriptional regulator; translation: MNVRDKVFQAAEQLVKTKAFDLITFADIARVAGVHWTAVRRHFGSKEQMREWLKERQAELHADLTDTSSRVLEAAAHVFSSNGYVNSSLDKVAEYAGLSKGAVYWHFSSKQDLFLSILKQTYEQQLRLLPHQVDHILSSNEPMTALSEWLESQFNCLEAGEERSSLFLEFLVSGEAEIRENLQKLHGHMMDEIGILLQEMQRRGYMAEDVDPRSIALMLDALLKGVLIEWMLDPRPDSLRALIHTISKTLWHGIRGPANH
- a CDS encoding alpha/beta hydrolase yields the protein MVVLAIIVMFMAALYWYGQFQFRRAEKQFPPTGTFVTVKGMKLHYISKGEGRTVVFLHGGVLTGNDFKQVIDLAASSGFRGIAFDRPGYGYSDRPGNMQMTPKMQAKLIHEALKTLGVEKPILVAHSWSGVLMLTYALDYPDDISGLVTLGAGMYSEGYPAERGDPISTIITIPVLGRVLMNMLLAVIGPSLADIILKNTFKPEQVPEAYRKATYAFWLRPSQFRANREDVLAFVPAAKAVSERYKEIKVPLVIMVGADDPFETKEHSFRLHKEIPTSTLIVQENVAHMIPQNHPEVVMKAIESLHLK
- a CDS encoding sigma-70 family RNA polymerase sigma factor, giving the protein MDEPIQQIVSDVLKGEKDKYALIVMRCEKFIFNYCYHMLGDYGEAEDCSQEVFLKAYRSLHKYDPDRPYEAWLYRIAFNHCIDLLRKRKITRFLPFLYKSDRDNNQVDQAIDHKYYNPSVLRALAMLSAEERSLLILRCVEEKSYNEISPILNQNATYLRKKYERAAAKFRTYYVSTEEERKNEHRPRPRPETTISKS
- a CDS encoding DUF4367 domain-containing protein, whose protein sequence is MKNRVSFLLLAGMLLTASTGFAAVKYQSLANDKGEILFQEKPFSTAPASNRTEDEAKRISRMNEIWVNDIKPGEAAIIYVVPNNPNHVLDLKANSHIVKSFAELKKMLHVPGMPLSKELSGSSTYTFQKASVHMEHGMDLNTLSEEEKTKIAKKLLAEAQASGKDYALMPVNFTDDFWLSFLTYASGKNEISLSILNAKNTGPVTASYEDGLNSTSQKIKINGQDVIQRTSRGGSTELIWVYEEPETSYVYHYTLSVRKGNISPEELIRIAETIIPGSKH
- a CDS encoding tetratricopeptide repeat protein; the protein is MQLSDSTYGEITALSKQGDDLVKAGDFEAGKHKYVKALRLLPENHQEWEAATWLYVAIGDVHFHMKNYDKAFKCFYNAVQCPKGVGNPYIHLRLGQLYYEQGNLEKAADELTRAYMGAGIGIFMEDDPKYLEFLETKIEI
- a CDS encoding fructose-1,6-bisphosphatase — translated: MDAQFLDLLAQKYDTEEKVITEIINLEAISNLPKGTEHFVSDLHGEFQAFQHVLRNGSGTVKEKIKDLFREVWTDQEINDFAALVYYPEEKIQLVKGALCSKQALNQWYRQTIEQMLKLISYASSKYTRSKLRKALPEQYVYIVEELLYKTDSTNNKDPYYEEIYRQIISLGQADKLIIGLAYTTQHLVVDHLHVVGDIYDRGPDPDKIMDTLINYHSVDIQWGNHDVLWIGAYAGSLVCLANIIRICARYDNLDIIEDVYGINLRPLLNLAEKYYDDNAAFRPKLQAGHNVTEQEILQITKIHQAIAMIQFKLEVPIIKRRPYFNMAERLLLEQIDYDKNEIKIGEKTYPLENTCFATVDPQQPEQLLKEEHEVMEKLLFSVQHSEKLARHMNFLMKKGSLYLKYNGNLLIHGCIPLDEEGNMEEMQIEDKTYSGRQLLDVFEYYLRYSFAHPEETDDLATDMVWYIWTGECSSLFGKREMTTFERYFIQDKETHKERKNPYYYLRENEEICRKILLEFDLNPDHGHIINGHTPVREIRGENPIKANGKMIVIDGGFSKAYQSTTGIAGYTLLYNSFGMQLVAHQKFNSKEDVLCNGTDVLSVKRLVDKELERKLVRETNVGEKLQQKISNLKKLLEYRYMK